tatcgatAAGAGGCCGAAACCATAAATGCTTTTGAATAGAACTATGAACCAGTGAGTCAGTGCTTGCAACTAACTATTGCACTGCATGATCAGTCCCATGTGAATATTGCAGGATCAGTCTCAGACTCTCATGtgaatattgtatatatatatatatatatgattttattgcACGTCATAATTAATTACTTACTTACTTACTCTCATTAAGTAAATTTCTGGGGAACGACTTGTAGTAAAGGAGATTCTAGAAACCAAATGGTCTATTGCAGAGGTTTAATATGGATGGATATGTATTGAATAAGTTTTTTGATGAATACCCCAAAAAAATATTCCATTCTTAACAAAAGACTTTAGTTTTAGTTAATTTGAAGGGTCCCCTTGGCATTCATAGCAGCAGGAATATTGAAATAATGATAAAGTGGTCGTGAAGAAAGTAGTGGACCATAACTTTGAGTGCCATTCAGGTAGAGTTGAGACAAAAGACATTGTCCAGGTTCGATCCGTGGACCACCCTTTGCAAGCAACTAAGGTCGAAATACACAAACCCTTTGAATCAACCTTTCCAATCCAACAAGGTCATGGACTGATTGGTTCTCAAGGCTAGTGCTCAGCAAAACAGTTATGCCCAGTTTCCATTTGTGAATTTATCATTGAATTAATTTAGAATGATAGCTGTTGTTTCTGGGTATGATTGTGTGtgtttttttgcatcaatgtttcggatcacactctttGATCCATCATCCATTTTTATTCTTATGTTGCTCtcttatcctgatgatggatcacagagtgtgatccgaaacattgatgcaaaaacacACACAATTATACCCAGAAACAGCAGCTAAGATTCTAAAAATGTACCTTTTCTTCAgacttttttaattaattatacaCTATTATCTTCATGTATAATAAAAGATTGAATCagacttattttaataaaaaatcagaTGTATTACTCACCATTATAGACAATGGAGAAGCGAACATGGCCACTGAAACAGTCACCCCAATGATCCCAACAAACAATTCCCGTCCTATGTCATGAAAACCCAAAACAGAAACTGCAACAATTGCAGCAAACAAAGCCAAAACTCCAATGAACAGCATCAAAATTTTCATCTGTCATATCCAAACAAAACCCAAACAAAATCTATCATTCCCCTCACTTCTAACTCAACAAAAGCTATCACCATTTAATCTATCATTCCCCTCATTTCTAACTCAACAAAAGCTATCACCATTTAATCTATCATTCCCCTCACTTCTAATTCAACAAAAGCTATCACCATCAAATGGTGATATTCTTAAGATAAGTTTTAAGTATGTCGTTTAAACAAATCAAACTTTAGAATGTGGTGATACATAATCTTACTCTGTATTTTGAAGGAGCATACGTCAGGTACAAACAGATATAGAAAATCTCCAAAACAACGCCACATCCATTGACAGAGGAGACGAGAATGTTATCAGAAGTGACCAATGGAAGGCCATACCATGTGTAGACAAGACAGTTGAAGAGTGCAGCCACATATGGAATGCCTGAGTATTCCTCTGTGGATCCCCTCTTTACCACAGCGATGAATGTAATTCTGCATAGACCAAACTCTTCATCATTAGATCTGAAAAAACCCACTAAGCAAAACATGTCTAAACCACCATCCAGATAACCATTGCCAAAAGGATCATATAAGAAAGAGGCTTACAGAGGGACTACAAAGAGAGCAATTCCAAAAACATTTCCTGTAATAACCAAACGGAAAACATGTATTTGATTAGAGGAGACTTCATTGATATGTTATTAATGTGATTTGAAAGAAATAAAGGACAGTTTTCACAACcaaaaatgccaagtacaaaataTAGATCGATCTCCATTTTCTGCTCTGCTAATGTCTACAGAGATAAAACCTTTACTTGGTTATATCCTCTCTCATCGACCAgtcaagaatagaaaccagagagaGAACAAATTATTGAAGATTAAATCACGTGGAAGAAGCTCCACCATTAAGCTATGTTTTCTATCCACAAATTGAAGTGTCTTGACAAATGTGGTGTAAACTATTTTACTCATGCGGAAATAATTGTCTTCATTCACTTTTGTCACATCACTTATGGTTGTAAATTAATGCCGTATGGTCAGCTATCTGTCACTTCGACTTTTTCAATGTTTGGTAGTGGATTTTTTTTAACTGATTAGAGTTGTAAAATAGAATGAATAGCAGTTCAAAAGGGCAGCACAGGAAAGGAAATAATGGATGTGTCTATTCTGGGGATGCGTCTATTTTGGTTTCAAAACGACtgtggattgactaacatgcgtgttagtcatgcGTTTTATActgttgattttgcaataaatggctgcAATTGAGTAACACATCACTATCACGCTCTACGAAaagtccgttttggagccagaatagccgcgACCGAAAATAATAGCACAACGACAGTAAAATACAATCACAGTATTAAAAATTCTAAGCCTTGATAGTTATTCAAAGGATTTCAATTATTGCTTTACATTATAGGCTGTTTCATATAGGAAAACTTACttcaagttgatttttttttttcattctaagTTAGTTATGGTTGGATTCCAACCTTATTTCTTATGTTGTGAAGGTAAATTCAACAAGATATGATTTCTAGTGGGATCATTCAAAATCATTAAACTTCACTACCAACAAAAGATCTATTGATAAATTCTTTTTAACTTTTCTTATTAATGTGATTTATACTCTTCATAAATTCTTTTCATCCTAATTTTTGCTCTAAGGATGCTTTGTTTGttcttattttatattaataaaattctaGTGACTTCGGTAACTTTTTTATCTAAAAAAAAAAGTGTAAGTACTATGAAAGAATGCAAGCAACATGAAATGGAAGATGCTATTATCCaatatatgaattttttttaaataaaaaaagctAATAGATAAGGCAATCACACGTGAAATAGTAAACCAATCAGATTTTGTGAAGGGAAGAAGTGGGGTGGGTGGGGGGCTTATCTTAAGTGGGTGCTTTGTGAATTCCATTATGaataatcaaatttgaaaataccaacttagaaatttgaaaaatgtaaGAAGTGTtacattcaccaaaatgtaatggatagAAAATGAAGGTTTCACAAATTAAGCCTTATagactaggaaatgacctaacatTCCAAACAAAAAATTAAAGGAAGGCAAAACTCAATTGATCTAATGCAAGAGGGTTGAAAGCAAATTAAGTTCTTTTTTCTTTGTttaactgaaattgatttgaatttatttgaatgctagatctaggatgAATGATGAAGAATTGACATGAAACCACATAAACAACAAGCTACAAATAAGATATAGAGGCACAAAGCAAAATATGAATAGGATAATCAAAGAAGAACTTGTGACAATAAGGTTGGCCTAGAAATGCAAGACCGTGTGGCAATTTGCATCTTGGTCCTTGATGTTAGATGCAAACAGACTAGAATTTTGTGGAATCAGGATGCCACACAAAATCTATTTCCAGAAGCTCATAAAAAATCCTTAGGACCATGACGGTTTTCATCTTGGCCTTCTAGTTTTCACCTCTGCAAAAGTTAGATCTAATCATCATTGTCTCCTCTATCGAAATCTTCGTCGGTAGCTCCTAGATTTGTCACCTATACACAAAAAGAAGGGAAATGATGTTGTTGATAAGGGTtcaccttaggtcaaaccctaggtttggaattaaccctaattgaattgaatttgtaaatggaaatattgaagtaaatgctcAATCATATGCCACAAATTTATTGCAATTGATAATgggtgatgatgcaatgctctttagacatGATcgcaagtgttgatgcaataacattacTTGACATAACATGAACATGGATGACCTactcaaacacacatgcttgcatgaagattgatgtatatTTTCTACTCCATGATGCTTGAAAGATGAAATGTTGAACATTAAATGCTTCAAGATTCTTGATGTTGATGCATGAATGATGGGTAGATGTGATAGATGTCTTAGATTGCTTAGATGAAAATAAATAGGAAGAAAGCTCtcatatagggttctcaaggtaatttaccgattaggccaacctccaattgTCAAATTGAGACACCAAGGACCAAAATCATTGGGGAGGGGAGGTGCATTTACCCATTCTAATTAGGTCTTGTTTAAGGAGGAACAAGATGCCCCAAGCCATGATCTTGGGACTAGGACACCCTAGGCACCATATTCCACCAAAAATAAGCAAACTGACGAGAGATCAGGGTGCACAACTTGAGGCAcatgtttagttctttgtgcaaatAGCTAACTTCAGATTTGAGGTGAAATAACTAGAAATGAACCTAGGAGAGAGCTAAGTTAAGACACACTAAAGTTCAGGGACACAAAAGGTGGTGTAAATTGtgtagggttacaatttatgaaGCTATAAACAAAATGGGCTTTTGTCAAATATTTAAACTTTTTGCACTGGGAGAATAAGTATGTCTAATGGAGGGGGTTGAAATGTGTTCTTAAAAAGAGTATTTGATCATACATCAGAGTGATAAGTAGCGCTCGAGAGTCTCCACCTTTTGATTTATAGTTTGATTTGCTTCTTAAGCCATGTAGCTTCTCTCTATCTAATATGAATATATACCAATGATAAAAACAAAGTTTCATATACCAATTCAAAAGAGTTTTCTCTAGGCAGAAGAGAAATAAGATACATTAGTGTTTGGGCACATATTGGGGATTGAGAGAAGTCGCTTCATTCTTGTTCAAACATAGAATATTCAAAACATTTAAAGGTATGTGTGAATTTTCTTTACACAAAATATTGATTTATGTTTGTTAAGGAGGTATAAGCTATTATAAGGATATGGAGAAATTAGTTACTGTTGTAAAATTTGAAGGGTGTGATTTTTGTATTTGGCAAACTAAAACACAATTACttttaatctaacaatatttatgGGACATTGTGAGTGGAGTTGTTAAAAAGCCACAAAATGTAGATGGAGCAACAAAATGGATGGCTAAAGATCATAGGGCTATGACATTGATTGGTCTTggattatccaatgcatatttctATCACTTTGATCTAATGAAGACATCAAAGGAAATATGGGATGGTCTTAATACATTTTTTGCTTCACATGCTCGAAGTgctaaaatgtccttaaaaaaaaatttgtttgggtTGAAGATGAAAGAGGGAGATAATATTGTTCAACATATAAGTGCATTTTGTTCCCTCCTTAATCAACTTGTAGGTGTAAAATCCAAGGTTGATGATGACGATGCCAAGATAATCTTACTAATTAGTATGCTTTCAAATTCTGATCTTATTATTTCCACTTTGAACAAATTGAATCCTAGTTTGGAAACTGTGATTTCTTCCTTGATTGATGAAGGAAGTAGAGTTAACAATAGTCATTTAATTGTTGAGGAAAGAGCTTTGCTTGCTAGAAGTCTAACATTTCAACAAGGAACAAATTGAAATGTTATTAGTGGAAAAAAAATGGACATGTATTATAGATGAATTGCATTCAACAAGCCAAAGATCTCATTAATGAGATGTTGAAGAAAAATAAAGCTCTCACCGCGACTAAAGGTGAAACACACTTTTGTGGTTTTGCAATGCACACAAACAACTCATCTCACGATGTTGAAATTGATGATAGATTTTTTCTTTAGAGAGTAGAGAAGATGACAAATTAGAGGTTGGAGGTAAGAGGTTTTTTATCATCCCAAGCTAGCTTCTCACTTAGGAATAATTCATTGCATGGGAAGCACCATATTTGTATCCCTAAAGAAGAGTAGGGGTTTGGCATTATATTTCCCTTCAATAAGAAAGGGGGGACAATATTTTTTGTGGGTGTACTTGGTGTATTCACGttttggttggtgatttgtatagAACTTGAGGAGGTATTAGACACACTTGAAGGAGATATGGACTTTGAAAGGAAAGGTGTCTCATGTGTAAATGTCTAGTTGGTGATTTGTACAGTAGAGGAGAGATTATTTCCACATCACTtgaggaggcattagacacacttagAGGAGATGTAGAATTTCAGAGTAAAGGTGTCTCATGTGCGACACtagaggaggcattagacacactcaAAGGAGATGTGGATTTTTATTGGAAATGTGTCTCATTATGCATGAAGTTTGGGAACACtttatgttctctcatgttgtgtAGATGATTGTAGGTTCTACAATCAAGAGATCCACTGATGTAGTTAGTTCAGTATTTTCTAGGTGAGCAAGGAGGATTGGTGAAGGCACTTCATCAAAGTCTCTAGAAAGGTTGTGTTCAACCCTTGCAATATTCCACTCTTGTTTGGGTTAATTTAATAAGGGGGGCAAAATTGAAGTAATATATTAATATAGGTTAGTTTTATAGTttagattaataaataataaagttcTTGAATGTTATTTATATGGTAGTTGCATTCTTGTAAGAAGTTTTGCACAAGAAAATAAGGCTTTATAAAGCCATTTAGAAGTCAATATATTATCATCAAATCAAATATGAATTTGATATGAATTTGTCATTTCTCTACAATAATTGTTtgatttctattttctcttcacaaTTCATATCCATTCAATTGATATGAAGCAAATTATGTATTATCAAGAAGAGATATCTTGTTACTACTATAGGCTAGTATTTTATAGGCGCCATATCCTAACACTCATACTTGTGTTTACTTTACCCATATTTAATGAAAATTATAGTACCCTTTATGCATTTTATAGTTATCAAGTTTAAAGTAAATTAATTCAAATGATTTTGTATAAACACTAGTTAACTAACTACTCACGCAAAAGACAAGAGCAAGCTTAATTGGTGATCACTCCATTGTAAAGAAGTAACATGGTAATATCAAATGTGATATGTGAAGGAATGGTGCACCCAATACATAGATACATGCTAAGAACATGTCAAAGAACTGCAAATGATATAAAGAAGATGCTTTGGAAGCATAGTATCTCATGACATTATCCAAGGATAAGAAAACGAAGCTCAAAAGAAAAATTcgatattagaaaatttgaaatattaGTGATATAAAATATCAAAAAGTAAGACCCTAATGTGATGGCCATGGGTGGGTAGGgtcaacaaaaaaatatatcacaATAAAgctaaaaaaccctaaaaaaagtaTGTTAAGTAAAAGCAATGAATTAATGTAATTTAAGGAGATTTAAGATTTAAAATAagatataataaatataaaaaaatgaaaaaccttACTCTTTGTTAGTGAATGGTTTGAAAtgtttggtgtggagcttgatcagtctccaagtgggagattgttgatatgtggcgactgatcatgcaagtactatacactccttatgtatcCTCGTCGGGGTTTGAGGCTGGGTCAAGCCCCGAGCGGGGGTTCGGGCGTAGTTTCCCCCAAGAGTAGGCGTTTGGGGGCACAACCCCCGaggaattttttttgccattttttggttcAAAAAAACCAACattgaaaaaaaccctaaaattagttgactttgtatgttgccctaaaatttTGCATGCTATAAGGAACTGGAATGTAAAAAAGGCATTGTAaggtgttgtactgatttactagataataagaaaagattggatgactgtgttctgtggatgtagcccatcttgggtgaaccacgttcaATCTATTTGTTATCTGTGTTATGAATTTTTCTTCATCTGTTGTGTttgtatttgcatataattgttaatttgtatttgctccagATATACTTATACCCTAGCATTAAATTTTTTGCTAGGCATCTACTTTATCAATGTTTGGGTTTAGAGGTTTGGGTCAAACTATTGGCATAAGGTCCACTATTCCGGTGAAGATTGGTGATGTCTAGTGCATGATATTtgttaggagttttcattgatCGCAACTCAGTCTATTGATCTTATCTAGTATGGAGTTTTGGAATATCCTAATGTCCCGAGGATGTTttgagtaagttttggtataagtCTGTTAGTGATACTCTGTGTACATTATTGATGAGAATTTCTCATCTCTGGTGATGTGTTCTTGGTTTCAGTGATCTGAgaagttgattgataatgtgaAGCATATTGTCATGCAATCTATCCTTTGGTGTTGACTCTTTAGCATGTTAGAAGGTTTTGTATCCCGTAGAGCAGTAAAACAGGGAACTTATCTCCATTATTGAAGGTGTATCATGTGGACCAGATTGTTTGAGGTGATTCTGATGTTTGTTGGTTAGTTCAAGGTGATTGGACCAGCTTATGGGAAgcatgtgatcatatgttttggatctgAAATATTGTTTTGAGGATATTTGAGCCGACCTGaagctacatgtttcatattttgggAAGCCGACTTGTGAGAGATCTTTTTTGTTAGTGAAAATATATTTAAGATCGACTTGGTTAATGCATTTGTGTGTGGATATGATTTGTGAGATGATTTTGGAagcgattgagcacagtttcacgtgcgcacCTTGAGTTTTGTTGATCCAGTAATCAGTAGTCGGGCTGAACATAGCAGTGAATCACTTTGTGTCTAAACCGACACTGTTATTTGGCATGGTTAGATGATTTTATttagttcattactcattgtaataaTTTTCTATTATCCTGTAAAGCAACgagccttcctccgggttgtagcacttttgtaattgagcaatgagcactaggcaatgtgcctaaatgcatgcacattctaactcatgtaatattgttttactactagccatagtataataatattgtgggttcaaatcccaccgtggtttttccctttctgggtttccatgtaaaaatattggtgttattgttatgtgcatatttgctttgtgtttttgcatttcagtttcttaTTTGTGCATCTGATTGATAAAGAATCAGATTAACACATTTATAAATActgaaacactgattcaccccccctctcagtgttcattgattccaataattggtataagagccttgtGCCTtcgaagaagcctaacaacttgagggagatctagAAGATTGAATCGATGGACTCCGGTTTGAAGAAACAACttgttgtggcacttgaagatcttgatgcaacaatgaaggaaaagagtactttgaaaagaaatctgaatgcaactgaagacttcattgaaaccttgaaagatcaattgaacccctattgggaaaagagaaaggagttgatggacaagctaaatgagaaagaacAGTAAATCATCAGAAATCAAGACAAGACTAATGAATGTGAAAAGTTGGCCAGGGAGAATgtagttttgaagaatgagatacaatctattgtcatgaagttgactaaggagattgaagaccaaaagaagaatgaagaaagcctAACTCAAtccttgaaagatagatctgatgaatgttgcagattgacatatgagaatgatcagttgaaacttgaattgcTGCAAATAAAGAATGAcggacaagaacttgagagacagatcataattctgagagatgagctgactactgctaatgagtacaaagagaagTTCGAAGCGAGTTCGGCCTATTTGGATGAGATGATggatagtcagagacatggaaaagacacgCGAGGACTTGGATataagaaaggagaatcctccgatTCTGAATAGAGCAATGCATTTAATCTAATCATTAGGAGAGCAAGAAACCTccagtaagacaatctaatgcctataaattcaatggtagatgtttcacTTGCAATAGATtcagtcatatggaaaatcaatgtagaagtaggatgaataattaaatgatgaataatgtgaacaatggtcctacctttatcggtcaatgtttcaaatgcaacaattttggtcataagtcaaatatgtgcagaatgACGATCAATTTCCAAAACAAAAGATGTTttgcatgtgggatgtttggacatatatctaaccaatgtaggatgagaccaaatcaaatgaatttcaagcctatgcagagaaatgttgtctATCATGTATGTAAAAAAGTAGGCCATATTGCAAGAcgttgtagaagcaagaatgcaccggtGAACAAATCtgatgagaaaggcaaagcaaaggtagatgaaataatatattagcataagaagatgtgggtaaagaaagaatatcaaactgtgcaaaatggctccacacctaaatccagtgatggaacctcatctagtaactagggctttttggccttagggggagtttttcatgcAAATATTTAAAACTCCCTCTTCGGAGATTTGTAACTAGTTTGGGAAGGTTGCAAAAGATCTAGATTGAGCATGCAGTTGATATCTGAAAGATTTGTAGCAGTTTGGTAATCTGGTGAAAGAAATGAAGGAAAACAGTGTAGCCAGAAGCTTTAAAGTTGAACATTTATTACAACTAGAAATTAGGTTAAAAAGGCATTTTAAAAGCTTATTCCTCACAatgcaaacaaaaaaaaagtgCATATCAGCAGAGCGAAAGAGATTTAAAAGCAAAAGCGAGCTTGAAGCGGTCATTCAACGATTTCCTGCGCCCGGTTGAGAGTCTATTTTAAACCCTAAATTCTCAATGACATCTGCATCTAGTATTTCTACTCATCTAGTAGTTGATATTTTTGAGAGGGCAAGGCTCATTTTAAAGATGCATCCTTTAAAATCGattgaagatgatccaaaaggAGCGTTTTGTTCAGTTCCGTATGACGTTCTTCTCAATGAGGATATAAGGACATACATGCACTGTGAAATTGAAGAACTTGGCAATGTAGACATGCTTACACTCTAAAACAAGCATATGGCAGACAATTTTGGAAACCTGAAGccggaatacaagattcttcacgACAAGGGTTTCGCACAGTGCATCCATTTTTCGACATTCGATGAAGCGGAATGGGTCCGGTACATCCTCAACAAggttcatgatgaatttatatggccGTACATACCACATAAAATCACAAAGAAGGCCATTCAAGGAGTCACATGCTTGAGTGCATCCGGTGAGATTCTGAGCCTGAGGAAAGTGCAAAATACCACTGTGGCAGTTGTTACTGGTTCCCAATATGATAACCGGTCAATCACAATAAGTGATATCTTTGACCACTGCAGTTTTGGAAAAAGTTTTGCTTGACCTTAAGAAGATCTTAAGTGACTCACCATCTAGTAAGCTTAAGGATATGTTGAGTAAAGTAGAATCTGATTTTGTATAATTAGAGAAAGTTGCGGATATAAAGGCTATGAATAAGTTCAATGAGATGAGGCTTCAAACCTATTTGAAGATAACTGAAGTTGATAGGGAAGTTTTGAAGTCTGCGGTAA
The nucleotide sequence above comes from Cryptomeria japonica chromosome 11, Sugi_1.0, whole genome shotgun sequence. Encoded proteins:
- the LOC131070704 gene encoding bidirectional sugar transporter SWEET1, which codes for MEIDLYFVLGIFGNVFGIALFVVPLITFIAVVKRGSTEEYSGIPYVAALFNCLVYTWYGLPLVTSDNILVSSVNGCGVVLEIFYICLYLTYAPSKYRMKILMLFIGVLALFAAIVAVSVLGFHDIGRELFVGIIGVTVSVAMFASPLSIMKLVVQTRSVEFMPFFLSVSVFLCGFTWFFYGILGRDIFVALPNGLGALLGAAQILLYCVYRNSSRNNEDYERSLLQ